The genomic region GAGGTCCTCTCCATACCCATAGCCCACGCCGACGGCAACTACTACGCCGACGACGACACCATCGCCCGCCTCGAGGACGAGGGGCGGGTCGTCTTCCGCTACGTGGACGCCGGGGGAGAGCCGTCGGCCGAGGCCAACCCCAACGGCTCGCTCCGCAACATCGCGGGCGTTGCAAACAGGGAGGGCAACGTGGTGGGACTCATGCCCCATCCCGAGCGCGCCGCCGAGGCCATCCTGGGCTCGACCGACGGTCTCGCCCTCTTCGAGTCGGTCGCCGGGGAAGCGGCTGGGAGGTGCCCCCGGTGATTGAAGCCAGGGAGAAACGCACGCCGGTCAGCAGGCTCGAGCGGGAACTCGACGAGGGGAGGTTCGTCATAACGGCCGAGATATGTCCGCCCCGCGGTACGGAGACGACGGACTTTCTCGCCAGGGCGAGGCTCCTCAAGGGGATGGTGACGGCCGCCAACGTGACCGACAACCAGCGGGCCGTGATGAGGCTGTCGAGCCTGGCCTGCTCGGTGCTCCTGCTCGATGAGGGGATCGAGCCGGTCTTCCAGATGACCTGCCGCGACCGCAACAGGCTGGCCCTCCAGTCGGACATCCTCGGCGCCTGGACCCTTGGCGCGCGCAACATCCTGGCCCTCACGGGCGACCACGTGTCCTTCGGCGACCACCGCGAGTCCAGGGCCGTCTTCGACCTCGACTCGGTCCAGCTCGTCGGCACGGTGCGCACCCTCAACGAGGGACGAAACCTCAAGGGCAGGGAACTTCGCGGCGGCA from Deltaproteobacteria bacterium harbors:
- a CDS encoding 5,10-methylenetetrahydrofolate reductase gives rise to the protein MEAREKRTPVSRLERELDEGRFVITAEICPPRGTETTDFLARARLLKGMVTAANVTDNQRAVMRLSSLACSVLLLDEGIEPVFQMTCRDRNRLALQSDILGAWTLGARNILALTGDHVSFGDHRESRAVFDLDSVQLVGTVRTLNEGRNLKGRELRGGTGFFIGAVVAPEADPPEPEMIKFEKKVDAGARFFQTQAFYDMDNFKRFFEKAEKTGAKILAGILLLKSARMADFLNRKVPGVTVPRRLIDELEAAPDQLQKGIEIASRQLRELKTFCHGAHIMAIAQEESVPHIISGA